One genomic region from Cellulomonas hominis encodes:
- a CDS encoding transcriptional regulator, whose protein sequence is MTEPHPLSRLDETVHQRARLGILAVLSERTDADFSYLKRALALTDGNLGRHLDVLVGSGLVALRRGYDGRRTRTWARITPAGRQALLTELDLLRSIAALVEAARDDEG, encoded by the coding sequence ATGACCGAGCCGCACCCGCTGTCCCGCCTGGACGAGACGGTGCACCAGCGGGCCCGCCTCGGCATCCTCGCGGTGCTGTCCGAGCGCACGGACGCGGACTTCAGCTACCTCAAACGCGCGCTGGCCCTGACCGACGGCAACCTCGGCCGGCACCTCGACGTGCTGGTCGGCTCCGGGCTGGTCGCGCTGCGCCGCGGATACGACGGCCGCCGCACGCGGACCTGGGCCCGGATCACCCCGGCGGGCCGGCAGGCGCTGCTGACGGAGCTGGACCTGCTGCGCTCGATCGCGGCGCTCGTGGAGGCCGCCCGCGACGACGAGGGCTGA
- a CDS encoding cupin domain-containing protein — MRLYTVPERDIEAFGSTGVVMRFLPPVLTAGSDDATGVHVAAIAAGGTLGRHPAVRRQVFAVLAGRGLVQTDDDPPVEVGAGTLVVWEPGEDHQTWATTDMTAVVVETTGRLDLGEHFVPVAAGAPGAGA, encoded by the coding sequence ATGCGGCTCTACACCGTCCCCGAGCGGGACATCGAGGCCTTCGGCAGCACCGGCGTCGTCATGCGGTTCCTGCCGCCGGTCCTGACGGCGGGCTCGGACGACGCGACGGGTGTGCACGTGGCGGCCATCGCGGCGGGCGGGACGCTCGGGCGGCACCCGGCGGTGCGCCGGCAGGTGTTCGCCGTGCTCGCCGGGAGGGGGCTGGTGCAGACCGACGACGACCCGCCTGTCGAGGTCGGCGCCGGGACGCTCGTCGTGTGGGAGCCCGGGGAGGACCACCAGACCTGGGCGACGACGGACATGACCGCGGTCGTCGTGGAGACGACGGGGAGGCTGGACCTCGGGGAGCACTTCGTGCCCGTCGCCGCGGGCGCACCCGGGGCCGGCGCGTGA
- a CDS encoding NAD-dependent epimerase/dehydratase family protein → MRRVLVLGGTGWLGREVARAALADGAEVVCVARGESGAVPAGATLARADRTAPGAYDALGGDWDEVVELASAPGLVVPALAALAPRAAHWTLVSTVSVYRRDDEPGADETADLVEPRDLTAYPDAKVAAERASADHLGDRLLIARPGLIVGPGDPTDRFGYWPARLHRGGAVLVPDAAGRYVQVVDVADLAGWIARAGAAGATGRVNAVGRPHRMDEFFAAVRAATGFDGELVVADDAWLLDHDVRYWAGPRSLPLWLPADATGFARRDGAAYLAAGGTVRPLEDTIARTLADEVARGAGRRRRAGLDPDDEAALLAQRVPA, encoded by the coding sequence ATGCGACGGGTGCTGGTGCTGGGCGGGACGGGGTGGCTCGGGCGGGAGGTCGCACGCGCGGCGCTCGCGGACGGGGCGGAGGTCGTGTGCGTCGCGCGCGGCGAGTCCGGCGCGGTGCCGGCGGGTGCGACGCTCGCGCGCGCCGACCGGACGGCGCCCGGGGCGTACGACGCGCTGGGTGGCGACTGGGACGAGGTGGTCGAGCTGGCGTCGGCTCCGGGTCTGGTCGTCCCCGCGCTCGCCGCCCTCGCGCCACGGGCCGCGCACTGGACGCTGGTGTCGACGGTCTCGGTCTACCGGCGCGACGACGAGCCCGGCGCCGACGAGACGGCCGACCTGGTCGAGCCGCGGGACCTCACCGCGTACCCGGACGCCAAGGTCGCCGCCGAGCGGGCGTCCGCGGACCACCTGGGCGACCGGCTGCTGATCGCCCGTCCCGGCCTGATCGTCGGACCCGGCGACCCGACGGACCGGTTCGGCTACTGGCCCGCGCGGCTGCACCGCGGTGGGGCGGTCCTGGTGCCGGACGCGGCCGGCCGGTACGTCCAGGTGGTCGACGTCGCCGACCTGGCGGGGTGGATCGCGCGCGCCGGGGCCGCCGGGGCGACCGGCCGCGTGAACGCCGTGGGCCGCCCGCACCGGATGGACGAGTTCTTCGCGGCGGTCCGGGCCGCGACGGGGTTCGACGGCGAGCTGGTGGTGGCCGACGACGCGTGGCTCCTCGACCACGACGTCCGGTACTGGGCGGGGCCGCGGTCGCTGCCGCTGTGGCTGCCGGCCGACGCCACCGGGTTCGCCCGGCGGGACGGCGCCGCCTACCTGGCCGCCGGCGGGACCGTCCGCCCGCTCGAGGACACGATCGCCCGCACCCTGGCCGACGAGGTCGCTCGCGGCGCCGGTCGACGCCGCCGCGCCGGCCTCGACCCCGACGACGAGGCCGCCCTGCTCGCGCAGCGGGTGCCGGCATGA
- a CDS encoding VOC family protein — protein sequence MAPLLSVDCVTVNSRDPWALAGFWAALVGGTPRDAGNRFVLVDPGEGRTRLLFQQADEAAAAPGWIHLDCRTADREATIAEVERLGGRLVDRRSDSHGDWVVLADPDGNPFCC from the coding sequence ATGGCACCGCTCCTCAGCGTCGACTGCGTGACCGTCAACAGCCGCGACCCCTGGGCGCTGGCGGGGTTCTGGGCCGCCCTCGTCGGCGGCACCCCGCGCGACGCGGGCAACCGGTTCGTGCTCGTGGACCCCGGGGAGGGTCGCACCCGCCTGCTGTTCCAGCAGGCCGACGAGGCCGCGGCGGCGCCCGGGTGGATCCACCTCGACTGCCGCACCGCGGACCGGGAGGCGACGATCGCGGAGGTCGAGCGGCTCGGCGGGCGCCTCGTCGACCGGCGCAGCGACAGCCACGGGGACTGGGTCGTCCTGGCCGACCCGGACGGGAACCCGTTCTGCTGCTGA
- a CDS encoding epoxide hydrolase family protein codes for MRRLTVPGEPFVPRTDPGVLADLRARLRATRWPDAPEDAGWDAGTDLAYLRDLVGYWAEDFDWAAQEEAAARLPRVRVRLGDLAVHAVHARAVAPEGPVLPLVLCHGWPDSAWRYEKVVLLLTDPGAHGADPADAFDVVVPDMPGFGWSDKPARARDSVEVAGLWADLMSALGYATFGAAGGDIGSHVSRYLALDHPDRVVAVHRMDAGIPYHAGPPADLTDEERAWFAEVAAWGAAEGAYGAVHRTKPMTAAVGLTDSPAGLAAWIVEKLRAWSDGGGDVERAFTRDEVLTNVTRYWVTGTIGSSMRMYRANAAIPRDQLSRRVEVPSGFALFGGDILRPPRAWLERTSHVVRVTEPPRGGHFAPVEQPEAYAAELREFFRPYRPAA; via the coding sequence GTGCGCCGTCTGACCGTGCCCGGGGAGCCGTTCGTCCCGCGCACCGACCCCGGGGTCCTCGCCGACCTGCGGGCGCGGCTGCGCGCGACCCGGTGGCCCGACGCCCCCGAGGACGCCGGCTGGGACGCCGGCACCGACCTCGCGTACCTGCGGGACCTCGTCGGGTACTGGGCCGAGGACTTCGACTGGGCCGCCCAGGAGGAGGCCGCCGCGCGGCTGCCGCGGGTCCGGGTGCGGCTGGGCGACCTCGCGGTGCACGCCGTGCACGCCCGCGCGGTCGCGCCCGAGGGCCCGGTGCTGCCGCTGGTGCTGTGCCACGGCTGGCCCGACTCGGCGTGGCGGTACGAGAAGGTCGTCCTGCTGCTGACCGACCCCGGAGCGCATGGCGCGGACCCCGCCGACGCGTTCGACGTCGTCGTCCCCGACATGCCGGGCTTCGGGTGGTCGGACAAGCCCGCCCGGGCGCGGGACTCCGTCGAGGTCGCGGGCCTCTGGGCCGACCTCATGTCCGCGCTCGGCTACGCGACGTTCGGCGCCGCGGGCGGCGACATCGGCAGCCATGTCAGCCGGTACCTGGCGCTGGACCATCCCGACCGCGTCGTGGCGGTGCACCGGATGGACGCCGGCATCCCGTACCACGCGGGTCCGCCCGCGGACCTCACCGACGAGGAGCGGGCCTGGTTCGCGGAGGTCGCCGCGTGGGGCGCGGCCGAGGGCGCGTACGGCGCGGTGCACCGCACGAAGCCGATGACGGCGGCCGTCGGGCTGACCGACTCGCCGGCGGGTCTCGCGGCGTGGATCGTCGAGAAGCTCCGCGCGTGGAGCGACGGCGGCGGCGACGTCGAGCGGGCGTTCACCCGGGACGAGGTCCTCACGAACGTCACGCGGTACTGGGTCACGGGGACGATCGGGTCCTCGATGCGGATGTACCGCGCGAACGCGGCGATCCCGCGCGACCAGCTGAGCCGCCGGGTGGAGGTGCCGTCGGGGTTCGCCCTGTTCGGCGGCGACATCCTGCGCCCGCCGCGCGCGTGGCTGGAGCGCACCTCGCACGTCGTCCGGGTGACCGAGCCGCCGCGCGGCGGGCACTTCGCGCCGGTCGAGCAGCCCGAGGCGTACGCCGCCGAGCTGCGGGAGTTCTTCCGGCCGTACCGCCCGGCGGCCTGA
- a CDS encoding S66 family peptidase, with amino-acid sequence MIRYPRPLVPGDVVGVAAPSSGVEDRHAARLDVAVRHLTDQGLGVRLGPLVRHAGIVSGPPAARAAELTGLMTDPAVRAVVPPWGGEIALDLLPHLDLDVLAADPTWFVGYSDVSTLLLPLTLRTGVATLHGQNLMDTPYRVPEPMLPWLDVVRAEPGATLVQGAAPRYRSGGFDDYAADAGVTEYALDAPGGWTRVDDGGRDGGDVHATGRLVGGCLETMSHLAGTPYGDVGAFAAAHAPEGTIVYLEAAGTDAADVTRRLLGLRYAGWFAHANAVLIGRTAGPDAPGLTQHDAARHALGDLGVPVLVDVDCGHVPPHLALVNGALATVEHARAGSVLTQTLA; translated from the coding sequence GTGATCCGCTACCCGCGCCCCCTGGTCCCGGGCGACGTCGTCGGCGTCGCCGCCCCGTCCTCCGGCGTCGAGGACCGGCACGCCGCGCGGCTCGACGTCGCCGTGCGGCACCTCACCGACCAGGGCCTGGGGGTCCGGCTCGGACCGCTCGTGCGACACGCCGGGATCGTCAGCGGGCCGCCGGCCGCGCGCGCCGCCGAGCTGACCGGGCTGATGACCGACCCCGCCGTCCGGGCCGTCGTGCCGCCGTGGGGCGGGGAGATCGCGCTGGACCTGCTGCCGCACCTGGACCTCGACGTGCTCGCAGCCGACCCCACCTGGTTCGTCGGCTACTCGGACGTCTCCACACTGCTGCTGCCGCTCACGCTGCGCACCGGCGTCGCGACGCTGCACGGGCAGAACCTCATGGACACGCCCTACCGGGTGCCCGAGCCGATGCTGCCGTGGCTCGACGTCGTGCGCGCCGAGCCCGGGGCGACGCTCGTGCAGGGCGCGGCGCCGCGGTACCGGTCGGGCGGCTTCGACGACTACGCGGCCGACGCCGGGGTCACCGAGTACGCCCTGGACGCGCCCGGCGGGTGGACCCGGGTCGACGACGGCGGACGCGACGGCGGCGACGTGCACGCCACCGGCCGGCTGGTCGGCGGCTGCCTCGAGACGATGTCACACCTGGCCGGGACGCCCTACGGGGACGTCGGCGCGTTCGCGGCCGCGCACGCCCCCGAGGGCACGATCGTCTACCTGGAGGCCGCGGGCACGGACGCCGCCGACGTCACCCGCCGGCTGCTCGGCCTCCGGTACGCGGGCTGGTTCGCGCACGCCAACGCCGTGCTGATCGGCCGCACCGCCGGGCCCGACGCGCCCGGGCTCACGCAGCACGACGCCGCCCGGCACGCGCTCGGCGACCTGGGCGTGCCGGTCCTGGTCGACGTCGACTGCGGGCACGTCCCGCCGCACCTCGCGCTGGTGAACGGCGCGCTGGCCACCGTCGAGCACGCGCGGGCCGGCTCGGTGCTCACGCAGACCCTGGCCTGA
- the map gene encoding type I methionyl aminopeptidase, whose protein sequence is MIEILDPAEVRRARATGALVHDILATLRSRAVVGTNLLDVDRWAREMILAAGAQSCYVDYAPSFGRGPFGHHICTSVNDAVLHGLPHDYRLADGDLLTLDLAVSLDGIVADSAVSFVVGTARPAGAEALIEATERALADGIAAAGPGVRLGDVSHAIGTVLSAAGYPINTEFGGHGVGSTMHQDPHVANTGRAGRGYTLRPGLLLALEPWVMADTDELVTDADGWTLRSATGCLTAHSEHTIAITEDGAEILT, encoded by the coding sequence ATGATCGAGATCCTCGACCCGGCGGAGGTCCGCCGGGCCCGCGCCACCGGCGCCCTCGTGCACGACATCCTCGCGACCCTGCGGTCGCGCGCCGTCGTCGGGACCAACCTGCTGGACGTCGACCGCTGGGCGCGGGAGATGATCCTCGCCGCCGGGGCGCAGTCCTGCTACGTCGACTACGCGCCCTCGTTCGGGCGCGGGCCGTTCGGGCACCACATCTGCACGTCCGTCAACGACGCGGTGCTGCACGGGCTGCCGCACGACTACCGCCTCGCGGACGGCGACCTGCTGACCCTGGACCTGGCCGTGTCCCTGGACGGGATCGTCGCCGACTCCGCGGTCAGCTTCGTCGTCGGCACGGCGCGACCCGCCGGCGCGGAGGCGCTGATCGAGGCGACCGAGCGCGCGCTGGCGGACGGGATCGCCGCGGCCGGACCGGGCGTGCGGCTCGGGGACGTCTCGCACGCGATCGGCACCGTGCTCTCGGCGGCGGGGTACCCGATCAACACGGAGTTCGGCGGGCACGGCGTCGGGTCGACGATGCACCAGGACCCGCACGTCGCGAACACGGGCCGGGCGGGCCGGGGGTACACGCTGCGCCCCGGCCTGCTGCTGGCGCTCGAGCCGTGGGTGATGGCGGACACCGACGAGCTCGTCACCGACGCCGACGGCTGGACGCTCCGCAGCGCCACCGGGTGCCTCACCGCGCACAGCGAGCACACGATCGCGATCACCGAGGACGGGGCCGAGATCCTCACGTGA
- a CDS encoding helix-turn-helix transcriptional regulator yields the protein MVRLPLSPAEVERGRRLGALLREARGARSMLRTALDAGVSPETLRKIESGRVATPAFPTIAAIADVLGLSLDAVWAEISAADASTDRAREPLAS from the coding sequence ATGGTCCGCCTGCCGCTGTCCCCCGCCGAGGTCGAGCGCGGCCGCCGCCTGGGCGCCCTCCTGCGGGAGGCCCGGGGCGCCCGGTCGATGCTCCGCACCGCGCTGGACGCCGGCGTCTCCCCGGAGACGCTGCGCAAGATCGAGTCCGGCCGGGTCGCGACGCCGGCCTTCCCCACGATCGCCGCGATCGCCGACGTCCTGGGGCTGTCCCTCGACGCGGTGTGGGCGGAGATCAGCGCGGCCGACGCGTCCACCGACCGCGCGCGGGAACCGCTCGCCTCCTGA
- a CDS encoding serine hydrolase domain-containing protein, whose translation MSVDPGPALHERAVASGFSGVVHVSRGDEVLLARAYGWADRARRLAAEVDQRFAVASVAKGFTALVIGSLVEEGRLGWDDPVRPVLGADLPLVDDRVTLAHLLSHTSGIGDYLDESGDGAITDYVLTLPPHVLDDTEAYLPMLDGHPQVAEPGAGFAYSNSGFVLLALVAQRVSGTPFPDLVAERVLARAGMERTGFPRTDEPAADLAVGYLDEDGPRTNVLHLPVRGSGDGGLVTTAADLAAFWRALTAHRIVSAATLATLTEPVSTVEDEGMRYGRGFWRGLESDDLVLEGYDAGVSARTRHDPRTGLTVTVIANTSDGAWPVLREPAAG comes from the coding sequence ATGAGCGTCGACCCCGGCCCCGCCCTGCACGAGCGCGCCGTCGCGAGCGGCTTCAGCGGCGTCGTCCACGTCAGCCGCGGCGACGAGGTGCTGCTCGCCCGCGCCTACGGCTGGGCGGACCGCGCGCGCCGGCTCGCGGCCGAGGTCGACCAGCGGTTCGCCGTGGCCAGCGTCGCCAAGGGGTTCACGGCCCTGGTCATCGGGTCCCTCGTCGAAGAGGGCCGGCTCGGGTGGGACGACCCCGTGCGCCCGGTGCTCGGCGCCGACCTCCCGCTCGTGGACGACCGGGTGACGCTCGCCCACCTGCTGAGCCACACGTCCGGCATCGGCGACTACCTGGACGAGAGCGGCGACGGCGCCATCACCGACTACGTGCTCACCCTGCCGCCGCACGTCCTGGACGACACCGAGGCCTACCTGCCGATGCTCGACGGGCACCCGCAGGTCGCGGAGCCGGGCGCCGGGTTCGCCTACAGCAACAGCGGGTTCGTGCTGCTGGCGCTCGTCGCGCAGCGGGTGTCCGGGACGCCGTTCCCGGACCTGGTCGCCGAGCGGGTGCTCGCGCGTGCCGGGATGGAGCGCACCGGGTTCCCGCGCACCGACGAGCCCGCCGCCGACCTCGCCGTCGGGTACCTGGACGAGGACGGCCCGCGCACCAACGTGCTGCACCTGCCGGTGCGGGGGAGCGGCGACGGCGGGCTCGTGACCACGGCGGCCGACCTCGCGGCGTTCTGGCGCGCGCTGACGGCGCACCGCATCGTCTCCGCGGCGACGCTCGCGACGCTCACCGAGCCCGTGAGCACCGTCGAGGACGAGGGCATGCGGTACGGGCGCGGGTTCTGGCGGGGTCTCGAGTCCGACGACCTCGTGCTGGAGGGGTACGACGCCGGCGTCTCGGCCCGCACCCGGCACGACCCGCGGACGGGACTGACGGTCACCGTGATCGCCAACACGTCCGACGGCGCGTGGCCGGTCCTGCGCGAGCCGGCCGCCGGCTGA
- a CDS encoding dihydrofolate reductase family protein, whose translation MRLTTTTHVSLDGVEAAVRALKDGPDGELLVPGSGVLVRRLLARGLVDRMDLVVHPLVVGQGTRLFPDAGPDAALELERSRTTARGVTIQTYRVTGGRPGYARS comes from the coding sequence ATGAGGCTGACCACGACGACCCACGTCTCGCTCGACGGCGTCGAGGCCGCGGTCCGCGCCCTGAAGGACGGCCCCGACGGCGAGCTGCTGGTGCCGGGCAGCGGCGTCCTCGTCCGGCGGCTGCTCGCCCGCGGCCTGGTCGACCGCATGGACCTGGTCGTCCACCCGCTCGTCGTCGGCCAGGGCACCCGGCTGTTCCCCGACGCCGGGCCGGACGCCGCCCTGGAGCTCGAGAGGTCCCGGACCACGGCCCGCGGAGTGACGATCCAGACGTACCGGGTGACCGGCGGGCGGCCGGGGTACGCGCGGTCCTGA
- a CDS encoding NUDIX domain-containing protein yields the protein MAAWQTHRSTTVYENPWIRVREDAVTRPDGGAGIYGVVEVRQPAVFVVPVTADDEVVLVELERYTVGRMSLEVPAGGSDGEDLLVAARRELREETGLESDDWQALGEVYSLNGVCRAPGRVFLARGVRPVSAGEGQAEEGIVAVRRVPWPEVLDLVRTGAITDGESVAALMHAAIADGRVR from the coding sequence ATGGCCGCCTGGCAGACGCACCGCTCCACCACCGTGTACGAGAACCCGTGGATCCGGGTGCGGGAGGACGCGGTGACCCGGCCGGACGGCGGCGCCGGCATCTACGGCGTGGTCGAGGTCCGGCAGCCCGCGGTGTTCGTGGTGCCGGTGACCGCGGACGACGAGGTCGTGCTCGTCGAGCTCGAGCGCTACACCGTCGGCCGGATGTCGCTCGAGGTGCCCGCGGGCGGGTCGGACGGCGAGGACCTGCTGGTCGCCGCCCGGCGGGAGCTGCGCGAGGAGACCGGGCTGGAGTCGGACGACTGGCAGGCGCTCGGCGAGGTGTACTCGCTCAACGGGGTGTGCCGCGCGCCGGGACGGGTGTTCCTCGCGCGCGGGGTGCGGCCGGTGTCCGCGGGCGAGGGTCAGGCCGAGGAGGGGATCGTCGCGGTCCGTCGGGTGCCGTGGCCGGAGGTGCTGGACCTGGTGCGCACGGGGGCGATCACGGACGGCGAGTCGGTGGCCGCCCTGATGCACGCGGCGATCGCCGACGGCCGGGTGCGCTGA